CGAGCGGCTCGGCATCCGGGTGGGCTCCCTCACACTGGTCGGCGCCTTCGAGCAGCCGGCCGATCAACAGATGGTCGAGCGCATCAACGCCGCGGCCGGGTTCGAAGCCGGCTTCTATGTGCGGGCCGAGACCGGCCCGCCGAGCCCGGTGGTGGGCATCCTGCTGCTGCTGGCCGCCACCGGCATCCTCATGCTGGGCACCAGCGCGATCGTGCTGGGACTGGCCCGCATCGACGGGGCCGCCGACGACGCGACCCTCGCCGCTGTCGGGGCGACGCCCGGGCTGCGCCGCGGGATCTCGTTCTGGCAGGGATCGATCATCGCCCTGCTCGGCTCCGTGACCGGAGCGGCCATCGGCCTGCTGCCGGTGTGGGGTCTCCTCGCGACCGAGCAGGGCTACTACCGCCCGGAATCCATCCCGTGGTGGGCGATCGGCACGATCGCCGTGGGCCTGCCGCTGCTGGTCGCTGCGGTCAACGCCATCACGTCACGCCGACGCCCGGTCGTCACCCGCCGCACTGCGATCGCCTGAGCATCCGGATCGCCGCCCCTGCTGAGCATCCTCGCCCCCGCTGATTCACGTGACTGAGCGGGGGCGGCGGCGACAGGCAGAGGCGGCGACAGGGATGACGCGCGCGCCACTGTTCGCGGAAGACTCGTCGGATGCACAGCGCTGTCAGGGACTCGCGAAAGTAGGATCGGAAGCATGGCCGGTTTCTGGGGCAGACGCAAACGTGAAGAAGAGGCGCTCGCTGCGCAGGATGCTGATCTCGCCCGGCGCGCCGAGCAGGCGCTGGTGGCCGCGGACGAGCGCATCCGCACCACCTCCGACGAGCTGGCCTTCGCGCAGGCCGAGCTCGGCGACGCACTGACCGCCGATCTGAAGGCGGCGCTGACCGCGGTGCGCACGCACCTGCGCGAGGCGTTCCAGCTGCACCAGCTGAACCACGACGAGATCCCCGACACGCCTGAAGAACTGCGCACCCGCAACGCGCGAATCGTGCAGCTGTGCGACTGGGCCGAGAACCTGCTGGATGAGAAGACCGGCGACATCGCCGAGAACGTCGCGAAGGTGCGCCGCGCACCCGAGGTGATCGCACAGGTGCGCAGGGATGCCGAGGCGCTGGGCGCCCACATCCCCCAGGCGCGGGAGACGATCGCGCGCCTCGCGGCACGCTACGCCGAGACGGCCACGCGCCGCATCGCATCGTCCGCCGATGAGGCGGACCAGCTGGTCGCGTTCGCCACGCACGGTGCCGATGTGTCGGAGCGCCGACGTGCAGCGAAGCGGAACGAAGAGGCGAATCTCGCACTGGAGACGGCCACGGAGGCCGTGCGCCGGGCGGCCGCGATACTCGACGCCGTCGACGACTTCGAGATCCAGGCGCTGCGCGCAGAGGCGACCCTGGCGGATGTCGTGGCCGACTCTCGCGGAGACATCGTCGCCGCACGCACCGCGCCGCAGACCCCCGAGGTGACCGCTGCGACGTCAGCGCTGGAGGCCGCGCTGAATGCACTGGCGCCGGCCGGCACCCTGAACGACCCGTTCGCTGAGCTCACCCAGCTGCGCGCGGCCAACAGCGCGCTGGACGCCGCCATCGCCAAGGCGCAGTACCGCATGCAGCATCCGCTCCCCTCCTCGACCAGGTGCAGCATGCGCTGGACGATGCCGACCGTCAGCTGGGCGTGGCGCGCGGGCTGATCTCGGGGCACCGCGGCTGGATCGGAGCGGATGCCCGCACCCGACTCGCCGAGGCCGAGCGCCTGCGCGTGGACGTGCCGGCGATGCTGCCCGCAGAGGACACCCGCGAACAGGCGCTGACCTCCGCTCGCCGCGTGGCGCACCTCGCCGCCGAGGCCCTGCAGCTCGCGCAGCACGACATCGACTCGTCACGCCCGCAGGATCAGGGCTGGGGCGGCGACGGCTGGGGCGGAGGCCGCCGTGGTGGCGGCGGGAACATCGTCAGCGGCGTGCTCGGCGGTCTGGTGATCGGCAGCATCCTGGACGGCATCTTCGACTGACTGCGTCACCGCATCCCGAACCCGATGCACTCCCGATGCATTTTGGGGGCCGACACGCCAGATGTCGGATGGTTTCGCTGGATCGGTCCGACATCTGGCGTGTCGGCCGTCATTTCGGAACGGCGGCCCGAGCCGGGGCCCGCGGCAGACGCGACGAGGCGCCCTCCGGCGGGAGGGCGCCTCGTTCAGTGCGGGGTCAGGATGCCATGGCCTCCGCAGGCGGGGCCTGCGTGGTCAGCGAGATCACGCCGTAGTCCCATCCCTTGCGCCGATAGACGACGCTCGGGTGGTCGGTGCGCACGTCGACGAACAGGAAGAAGTCGTGCCCGACCAGCTCCATGCGGTCGACGGCCTCCTCGACGGTCATCCATTCCGCATCGAAGTTCTTCGTGCGGATGACCACGGGCGAGTACGACTCCTCGTCCTCCTCCACCACGGGGATCGTTCCGGTTGCGACGGCCTGCAGCACGTCGACGGATGCCGGCTGCACATCGATCCCGGTCAGGGCACCGCTGCCCTTCTCGAAGTGCGGGCCTCGCGCATGGTTGCGCCCGTCGATGCGCTTCTCCTTCGCGCGGCGCAGCTGCTCGGTGAGCTTGTCGAGCGCCATGTCCAGAGCGGTGAACTTGTCGCCGTCGACGGCCTCCGCGCGCACGACGGGCCCCTTTCCGAGGAGCGTGAGCTCCACGGTCTCATCGGGAATCCGACCGTTGCGATAGGCGCGGTGCGTGACCTTGACCTCGAGTCGGAGCGCTCGCGGCGCGAGCGTCTGGATACGCGCTGTCTTCTCCTCGACAACCGTCCGGAACCGATCGGAGATGCTCACCCCGACACCGACGATGCTCGTTTCCATCACTGCCTCCTTGTCCCGGTCCTCCCGGCCAAGGGCGGACCGTGGTCGCCTTGTGACCCCCTACGCTAGTCCCCGCGAACGGACATGTCACTATCCACCGACCGCGAGTTCGCGCGTGTCGCGACGGCCGGGCGTGGCGGCGAGCGCGACAGCGCACTGCGGACGGAATCCGGCGGCCCGCAGCGCCCTGGCCGCCTCGTCCAGGGTGGCCCCTGTAGTGACCACATCATCGACGATCACCACCTCCCGTCCACCGCCGTCCACTCCCCTCGCACGCAGACTCCCTGCGACGTTCCGTGCACGCGCCGTGCGATCCAGACCGCGCTGATCCTGCGTGCGCCGGCTCTGGCGCAGCATCCGATCGGCGTGGAACCCGGCCCGCCGGATCAGCAGCTCGGGCACGCGATAGCCGCGCCGCCGGAAGGCGGGCCGGCTCGTGGGCACTGGCACGATCAGTGCGCCGCGCGGAACACGCGTGCGGAGCACGGTCGACAGTGCCGTGCCCAGCGGACGGGCGAGCATGGTCGCGCCCTCCTCCTTGACACGACGGATGCTGCGCGCGACGACCCCCTCGTAGGTCAAGGCGGCGTGCACCGTCAGTCCACCCGGCGTCGTGGTGGCGATCGGGTCGGCGAGCAGCATCCGCCGGCAGTCCGCGCACAGCAGGGTGCCGGTGCGGTCGCATCCGGGGCAGACGGATGCCAGCAGCAGCGCCAGCGCCTCCTCGGCCACCGCGATCATCCTGCCTGCATCCATCCGACGATCCTCGCGCATCGGCAACGCCGAACGGCGCGCCATCACGGCATCCGTGCACAAGTGCACGACGCCCCGTAAATGTGCAGGGAGATCAGTACCCGGCGCGGGTGCCGAGCACCCGCACATCCTCTACGGAGATCTGCCACGAGGAGCCTCGCTGGGCGTACACGGAGCCGTCGGAGGTGAGCACGCGCAGTCCGGTGGTCGTCTTCGCGCCCGAGAGTCCCATGGCGCCGTCCGGCGCCGGAGAGGACGACGAGGGCCCGCCGACGATGTAGGAGATGAGCACCGGATCGGGGCTGTGCGCCAGCACCGCGACGGTGTCGGAGCCGATCCACGCCAACCCGTGCGCCGCGCCGGGGAGACGGCCGATCTCGTGCACCTCGCCGAGCTCCACCGGCTCGGAGTCCTCGCCCCGCAGCACAGCAGCGACGAGCACGCGACGCTGACCGTTCGAGGTGACCACAGCGGCCACTCGCGCGCCGTCGGCCGACACCCGCAGGTGACTGATCGACTCCGCGCCCGGCCACGCCTTGGCGATCGGATGCCGAACCACCCGCGCGGACCACGCCAGCAGTGCGTCAGGGTGATCGCGAGGCACTGTCCAGGTGTAGTCGAACGGATCCAGCGAAGGCTCGATAAGGCCGGTGCGATCATCGAGCTCAGCGGAGTTCCCTGCGGTGACGGCGAACACCCGCCCATCGCGCA
Above is a window of Microbacterium suwonense DNA encoding:
- the hpf gene encoding ribosome hibernation-promoting factor, HPF/YfiA family, with amino-acid sequence METSIVGVGVSISDRFRTVVEEKTARIQTLAPRALRLEVKVTHRAYRNGRIPDETVELTLLGKGPVVRAEAVDGDKFTALDMALDKLTEQLRRAKEKRIDGRNHARGPHFEKGSGALTGIDVQPASVDVLQAVATGTIPVVEEDEESYSPVVIRTKNFDAEWMTVEEAVDRMELVGHDFFLFVDVRTDHPSVVYRRKGWDYGVISLTTQAPPAEAMAS
- a CDS encoding ComF family protein, with protein sequence MDAGRMIAVAEEALALLLASVCPGCDRTGTLLCADCRRMLLADPIATTTPGGLTVHAALTYEGVVARSIRRVKEEGATMLARPLGTALSTVLRTRVPRGALIVPVPTSRPAFRRRGYRVPELLIRRAGFHADRMLRQSRRTQDQRGLDRTARARNVAGSLRARGVDGGGREVVIVDDVVTTGATLDEAARALRAAGFRPQCAVALAATPGRRDTRELAVGG